In Triticum aestivum cultivar Chinese Spring chromosome 5B, IWGSC CS RefSeq v2.1, whole genome shotgun sequence, the following proteins share a genomic window:
- the LOC123111318 gene encoding uncharacterized protein produces MDTGADPPRHRRLRKASDLRTTAAAYPARKRMRQGEEHNSCREDKISSLLNEILILIIDKLDARTATATTILSKQWQDLYTHSHTGFDLTVDDILPPRYHRLKQVVVEAKARYEAEKNALKLDGSYASRDWLYSFKDWRWKVCLLTPILQRYERWAMRRYVKRVNAFLLAPDNVQQRSIQKLRLQACGRSDFTDQWITEAIGRWGVEELELVIDNSSWRYDFRLLDGCKNVRLKRLVLSNCYHRFAPNPLTFQSLTSLTLCKESLRMLHVLDILENCAQLVDLRLKDSGCRQPAFNIVIPKSQLKSLQLDNYNTVSVHLASVPYLETFACRGQPTIIRYGDVPRLRHVSLNFLQTGDNGKDDSSRSNRTYQLSKFFRGAPPSLEYLVLQLRGRQMWIEPTAIPVRLNHLNKLFIANVPMNWDTIWILCLVAAAPALESLHVHFDNNSEKASTAGSLDVQVEHHPHHHHLKELVVIGFDGAAWQTGFVKQIIQASPMLERAHLLDGHVMEDEDWELVGLEIVRRRREWHECERSEVLRDLADGISSPHLEIVLE; encoded by the exons ATGGACACGGGTGCAGATCCTCCACGCCACCGCCGGCTCAGGAAGGCCTCCGATctccgcaccaccgccgccgcctacCCAGCCCGGAAACGG ATGCGTCAGGGCGAGGAGCACAACAGTTGCCGTGAGGACAAGATCAGCAGCTTACTTAACGAGATATTAATCTTGATCATTGACAAGCTAGATGCACGGACAGCGACAGCCACCACTATCCTTTCGAAGCAATGGCAGGATCTCTATACACACTCGCACACAGGTTTTGACCTTACGGTTGATGACATTCTCCCTCCACGGTACCACAGACTGAAGCAAGTTGTGGTGGAGGCTAAGGCAAGGTATGAGGCAGAGAAGAATGCACTGAAGTTGGACGGCAGTTATGCTTCTAGAGACTGGTTATATTCCTTCAAAGACTGGAGGTGGAAAGTCTGTCTGCTAACACCCATCCTGCAACGTTATGAGCGTTGGGCCATGCGACGCTATGTTAAACGGGTGAATGCATTCCTTCTGGCTCCCGACAATGTTCAGCAACGTTCTATCCAGAAGCTGAGGCTTCAAGCCTGTGGGAGGAGCGATTTCACTGATCAATGGATCACGGAAGCGATTGGCAGATGGGGCGTTGAAGAATTGGAGCTTGTCATTGACAACTCTTCCTGGCGCTATGACTTCCGGCTGTTGGATGGATGCAAGAATGTGCGACTGAAACGGCTTGTGCTATCCAATTGTTATCATCGTTTTGCACCCAACCCCTTGACGTTTCAGAGCCTCACATCACTTACTCTGTGCAAAGAAAGTTTACGCATGCTACATGTTCTTGATATTCTGGAAAACTGCGCGCAGCTGGTGGATTTGAGGCTGAAAGATTCTGGCTGTCGCCAACCTGCTTTTAATATCGTTATTCCTAAGTCACAGTTAAAGAGTCTGCAATTGGACAACTACAACACTGTGAGTGTCCATCTGGCTTCGGTGCCTTATCTTGAAACATTTGCTTGTCGTGGTCAGCCAACTATAATACGCTACGGCGATGTGCCTCGACTTAGGCATGTGAGTCTGaacttcttgcaaactggagatAATGGCAAGGATGATTCCTCTCGTAGCAACAGGACATATCAACTAAGCAAATTCTTTAGAGGGGCACCGCCATCTCTAGAGTACCTTGTTCTGCAGTTAAGAGGGCGTCAG ATGTGGATCGAACCAACCGCCATTCCTGTCCGGCTCAATCATCTCAATAAACTATTCATTGCAAACGTGCCAATGAACTGGGATACAATCTGGATTCTCTGCCTAGTTGCTGCCGCGCCTGCCTTGGAGTCGCTCCATGTTCAT TTTGACAACAACTCAGAGAAGGCGAGTACCGCAGGATCACTAGATGTGCAGGTGGAACACCATCCGCATCACCATCACCTGAAAGAACTCGTGGTCATTGGCTTCGACGGGGCGGCGTGGCAGACAGGCTTTGTGAAGCAGATCATCCAGGCATCGCCGATGCTGGAGCGCGCCCACCTGCTGGATGGGCATGTCATGGAGGACGAAGATTGGGAGCTCGTCGGCCTGGAGATAGTCCGGCGGCGCCGGGAGTGGCACGAGTGTGAGAGATCGGAGGTGCTCAGAGACCTGGCAGACGGGATCAGTTCGCCGCATCTTGAAATAGTTTTGGAATGA